atcacTCAGATGTTGTGAATTAGTATATACATCATCTGTTTACATTTTCAAGGAATGGGACTGATGGGTCATGTGGTAATGGTATATGTTCAGCATTTTGAAGATATGCCAAACTGTTATCCATAGAGATTGCACTATTTTAtaatcccaccagcaatgtaagAGGCTTCTAACATCACCAATCCTTACTAAGGATGGTTATGCccacttcttatttttttctaattttttaaaaaattttattttaattgttcaactttttattttttaaaacatttatttatttttagaggggaagggcaggagacagagagggcaagaaacatcaatgtggggttgcctcacacacaccccttcctgggtcctgacctggcctgcgacccaggcatgtgccctgattgggaattgaaccagcaaacctttggttcacaggcccgcactcaatccaataagctacaccagccagggctatgcccACTTTTTATCCCATTCCACTGGGTGTGAAATgctatctcatcatggttttgatttgcatttccctgatgactaatgatgttgagcatctttacaagGGTTGATTGGACAGTCATGTCTTCCTATAAGTGAAGCATCTGGTAAAATACTGTCTTTATTGGTTTGTCGTCTTGCTATATGACTTACAGGGTTCTTTGTATTCTGGATACATGGCTTTGTCACATACATGTATTGTGAATATGTACTAGTCTATGGATTGCATTTTTATGTACTTGATAGTGTTTTCGAAAGAcctgaagtttttaatttttaagaagtcCAATTGCCAATTTTTCCTTTATGATTCATGATTTTTGTGCTATAAGAAATCTTTCCCTAGATCAGGGCcataaatatttcctcttttcttctagATATTTAAAGGTTTTAACTTTAGCATTTAGGTTTGTgatgcattttgaaaaaaattttttatgtaaaaggtttttttccccaataaaaatattcagtttttacATGATTGGTTTAAAAGACTATCTTTTCCACATTGAATTATTTTGGCACTTGTATCAAAATGTAGACAATGTATGTGGAGGTCCATTTCTGGACTCTTGTTTTACTGATCTGTATCTATCCTCATGCCAACATTTCATTACCGTGGTTCTACAGCGAACTTTGAAATCAGGCAGTGGAAGCCCTCCAACATTGTTCTCTTATATTTAAATTGCTTTGATTATCCTAGGTCCTTTAAatttccatacacatttttgatTAGCTTGTCTAATTCCACACAAATGCCTCTGAACCTAAAAATTAATTTGGGGAGAactgccatcttaacaatatttagTTTTCCAACCCTTGGCCATAGGGTATTTCTCCATTTATCATCCAGTATGTATTCTTGAGTATGTGTTCCTGAATTTCAGAAATGCTTTACACTTTTTACTGTACAGAACTTgcttcattcattaatttatctattttacatttttgtaccattgtaaatgagattgtatTTCTAACTTCGTTTCCAAATTGTGCAATGCTAGAATTGAAATCAATTATTGTGTGTTGATCTTGAATCCTGTGACCTCACCCAATTCCCTTAAAGTTCTAACTTATTTGTAGATAAGACctttggaagaaaaaacattccatCACCTTCAAGACTATTTTCCTGGTCCTAAAAGTAATCGGTATTCTTTGAAGAGACttttgaaagaacagaaaagtaaATGCCAAATCTCCTAATATGTAGGTTAACTGCAGTTAATCTCCTAACAAAGTTCCTTAGAGTTTTGAGCACGTTTCATTTTTTACagttcatttatttacatatttgagCTTATTCcatattgaaaattatttacCATGCTTTTTCCTAACACATGACAGCATCAACATTTTTCCTAAGTTACCAAACTTTCTTTGCATAATTTTAATGTCTGCATAATATTACATAGATATACTATAATCCTTTTgctattatacatttatatattgtaaacTTTGCACTATCATAAGTAACATTTCATTGATCATCCATAAACACATCTCCTCCCACATTCCAACACCTacagcacctactacatgccagacactgttgtAAATACATTATACACATTATCACACTAAGCCACCCAACTCTCTGAGGTAGATACTAGTAGtacctccattttacagttgagaaaaagTGATCCGCTGGCCATTAGAAAGCCCACAGGGCTGAGTGAAGGGACTCCTCTTCCATTCCCACAAAGAGGCCCTGCTCACAATGAAAACCGGCTCTGAGAGGGTTATGTCACCTGTGTCGATGGCACATGAGCACTAAGAGAGCAGCAGTGATCGAGGGACCTGCGACCCAGGTCTGGGTCTGACTTCATTCAAAACGTGAGGCCCTGGGCCAACTCACAGTGTCTCAACTGTACCATGAAGAGCATGAGTTAAACAGTCCATGTTCCTTGTAGTTCTGCTGTCTCATGATGCTAACaatcatttctagatttttctCCTGGGAAAGATATAAAGATTTTGTTTGGTCTCAATATTTATCATTCAAAAATCAATCACTGAGCATTTAACAGATATTCTGTTCGCTAGAAAATGGCAAATAATGGTCAGTCCCTACACATAGGAGAGCCATTTATACAATGAAACAGAATTAAGACAGATTCTCTTCCCAAATTATGGACTTACCAGAGAATCTGTAGATTAGGATCCTctcccaagaaaagaaaaacctttgcAAGAACACAATGATtttgcataaaattttaaaatttgttaattgATCCTCAGAAATGAATCCATACACCCACTATGGGTCAATGATATCCTCATGTTGATAAATTCTGATGTATCTAAAAGGGAAAAACATGTATGACCGGAAGGGAATTGAGAATTCAAGGAGTTCTTATTAGCACTCAGGAAGTTTTAAATGACACTAGGGTGaagcaataacaatattaataatcACAGTTAATAACTGTAAAGCACTTAGTacaccaggcactattctaaactgtttatatgtttactgatttaaCTCTCACCACAACCCTACAAGGTAAGTAATATTATCCCCAATTCACAGAGGATAGCCACAAGCTGGCACAGAGGAGCTAGGTAGCATGCCTAAGTTTGCCCAGCAAATTTAGGGCAGGGGTGGGCTTTGAACTTAAGTCTAACTTAAGCTTCATACTCTTAATCACCAAGTctgctttttcccctttatcctcacctgaggacatgcttattgattttagagagagggaaagagaggcacagaaacatcgatgtgagagagaaacatccattgtttGCCCTCAACCTAGCCATGTACTCTGACAGGGGATTGACCTTGTGACCTTTTCATTTGTGGGAtgaggcccaaccaactgagccacactggccagggcccaagtCTTCTTTGTAAAGACAAAAGATTACTTTGGAAGGAAGGTGCTTTTTGGGTAGTGCTGTGTTTACATCCCGAGCATACTTGCTCCAAGTATTACCCAGGTGCCTGCTCCCACTCAAAATGGAAACCCTCCCTGGTGTGTTCGAAATACCCTAAGTTCCTCTAGGTCCCAAAGTCCAGAgaatcattattttcaaattcacaGGAGACTTTAGTGCCCTGTTCAAAGAATACAACTCTATAACCCAAAATAACTTAGAATTAATGGCAAAGTTTGCTATTAGGTGCCTCTTAAGCTTCCTTAATGGTGGAATACAGAAACTAGAtatccttttttatatttaaaaataccttcattAGAGTATTGCAGTAACACcaaataaactataaaactcaCTCATATCCCGTTATCTAACAAATCCATTCTATTCATTTATCCATAGATACTTTTCCAGTTCTTGCCCACATGCAAATATACTTTACAATAGGTACTACTACTAGCAAATGTGTTGTTTTCCATTATaaggattttcattttcctgactAACCAAAACATGGTCACATCAGACACATAAAACAGGTTACACAACATTAAGTATCCGAGAAGAGAGTAAAAATGGCCTATCAATTCACTGGAATATTATGTTCCATCTTTTGTTATAATAGCtgtcaattttctatttttctcagcaaCAACTGTCATTTACCTTTTTGAAGCagcattatcattatttatttacttttttaaagaagctaAGAAAGCTGCATCGCCTCTCAACAACTCACCTACTTAGTGGTTCCTCATCAGATTTTAGTGCTCAGAGCTTGGTCAACAATGCTCCCAGGCCAATTCCTTCATTAAGTTTGAGGAAAGGATAAAATCCAATGTATTTGTGTACTAAAGTGGAATCTGTGGGGTTCCCCCCCCACTCTAAGACCAAGTGTCTAGCACGGAAAAGGGCAGCAACAAGACTGAAAGCATTTCCACATGGACTACATTTGCACAGTTCCTCTCTAGGAGTTCTCCAAAGCTAAATAAAGTTACTGTTTTTTATGAGACATTTCCCATGTTCATTACATTAATAAGTATTTTCTCTAATATGATTTGTCTGGTATCTAATAAGGTTAGGGTTGTTGACAAGTGCTGACCCACAGCGATTACATGTTAGGAACTGCTCTCCAGTGTGAGCAATCTGATGGACTATACGTGGAGAGCTCTGGCTAAAGAGGATTCCACACTGGTCACATTTATAGGTCTCTTCTCCAGCATGGATCCTCTGATGCTTAATAAGGTCATTCTTCCGAATGAAGGCTTTCCCGCACTGAcaacattcatagggtttctccccagtatgaattctctgatgtacAATGAGGGCAGAACTCTGGCTGAAGGATTTTCCACAGTCATGGCATTCatatggtttctctccagtgtgggttCTCTGGTGTGAGAAAAGGTGAGAACTTCGACTGAAGCATTTTCCACAATCTTTGCACTCAAAGGGTTTGAGTCCAGTGTGAGTTCTGTGATGCACGACGAGGTGAGACCTCTGGCTGTAAGACTTCCCACATTCATTGCATGCATAGGGTCGCACTCGAACGTGAGTTCGCTGATGCAGAATGAGATGTGTGCTCTGTCTGAAAGACTTCCCACATTCAGAACactcataaggtttctctccagtatgagttCTCTGGTGCCTAATAAGCCTGGAGCTATGGACAAAAGACTTCCCACACTGACTACATGTGTACAGTTTGTCTCCCGTATGAGTTCTCTGATGGGTGACAAGGTGAGAGAACCAGCTGAAAGACTTTCCGCATtctttacattcatagggttCCTCACCAGTGTGAGTCTTCTGATGTCCAAGGAGGTGAGAACTCCGGctgaaagatttcccacattctttacattcatagggtttttctccagtatgaataAGCCGGTGCCTAGTAAGATTAGACCGCCAGCTGAAAaatttcccacattccttacactcatagggtttctctcTGTGTATACCCTTCGATACACCAAGGGATATGTCATGACTACGAGAGTTACCATTATCAGGGCATTTGTAGGATTTATCTCCTGTTTGAGTTCTTGCAAATTGAATAAGGTGAATGTTCTGACAGAAGGGTTGGCCACATTCACTGCTATTACTTACATAGCTTTCCTGATGACCCCTGAAAACCAAATCACCTTTTAAACTTTTAGCACGTGACTCATGTTTATGGAAGTACTCTGTCAGTACCAGCTGAGCAGGAAGGAGACAGTTTCCCCCCAATTTACCATTTCCACTGACTCTCTCTGGAGTAAGTACTTTCTTTTGGGTGAATGCCACTTGCCTCAAATGCCCCTCCTGGCTTTCCTGATACTTGTCCAACTGGTCTTCACACTTCCAAACTTCTTCTAATGACAGATACCAGAGATCACTCTTTGCCATTCCTTCCATTTTAATGTCATAGGATTGTTTACCTTTAGAAATGCTCTTATTGGAAATTGACTTAATTTCAACTGCAGTATCCcaatctgaaagaaatgaaaaagcgCTGCATAATTAAAAAAGTACTAACATTAGAATGATGGGGTATATGTGGAGACCAAGTATGTAAGTCATGTAGAAGTGCTTTCAGACATGGCTCTACAACCTGGATAGAGCATGAGAAAGGGAAGAACATAGCAGTAAACAGGAAATGTGCCGGGCAACACAGTACATACAAGGAGCAAAGAGAGCAAGGGGAAGCCACAGGGCTGGGTGTGACACATAGGATCAGGATATCGAGTGGTGAGGGAGTCAGTAAAGGAAATCCCACAGGACAGGCTGCACTCCCTTGTTCTAATCCGACTATTAATGACATAAGAACCTAAGTGTCTACCTCTTGCCAAGCACTCCCCAACATGCCTTTTTCACACTACAGCCAGTTTAATGTTCCCGAATCACAAATGCAGCCATGTCAGGCAGTACCTCTCATCTACAGCACCAAAGCACTGCAGCATAATGCCCAGATGACTGCCATAATGAACCTCACAGGGGCCAGGCGGCAGGCTGGAAGAGCCACCACACAGAAGTTACCCAGACACAGGTGCTAATCTCACCTCTGCACAACTAGTGCTGGACTCAGACCAGTCGATAAAGTTTACAAAAATCACTTTGGTTATCTGTAACCCCAGGACATAGTATTTGCTGTGTAAGATTGTATGTGTTACATGTGTTTGAGCATGTAAAGTTTTAGTATTTCTTTGGATAACAAACTCTCAATAAAAATCTAAACAACTGTATCTAGTCAATTATTTTTGGATACTTGTCAACACACATCCAGGAAAGCTTGCTAAATAAATGAGCACgtgaatggagaaaataaagaaactaatagagaatgaaagaaaacagagaacaatCTTGTCTCCCATGCGTTTTTGAGAGCGGCTGACTGACCAAGTTCTTAAGTGTATTTAAAGACCTACCCTTGAAACAGGAATTTGGTACAATCACTTGTAAgaccaaatgggaaaaaaagtcaaaaaggGTTTATGATATTTAAAAGTGCAGTAGGTCCTCAACATTATCAATAGGTTCTGCAACTTCAGGcgaaataacataaaacaaaaccattttcaCCCTAGGCTAACTGACATAAACAACAGTTGCATCCTATGGCATCACATTAATGCTGTCGCGAAACTGTGAACTAAATGATGTCAATGAAGGATCTGCTGTGAACTTAACCAAAGTGGAGGCTTGGGAAAGGAAGAGAGCTGTACCTGATGAGAAGTTACAAAGGTTTCACAGAGAAAGGACTTGAGGGAAAACTCACAGGGCAGCTAATTCTGAAGGGCTTTATTTACATCACACGCAAAGCCTGAGATGGAGGGAAACGCCCAGGCACACGTGTTCGGTATCAGACGGAAACACCTGCAGGCTGCTCTGAGCTTGGAAAGCTCGATGTCTACAGAAACCTGGAGAGCGTCACCAGCAAGTGTCCTGGCTGTTCTGCGCATGTGAAGTCAGCTTGTCACAGCATGACTCAGACAAGCAATACCCACGAGGTCTGAGGAGAAAAATGTCTGAATGTTGAGCTCAGAAACAAAGGTGAGAGAAAAGATTGCTTATAGAGAAtaaaggaggaggaaaacaaaagactACTTTCTATCTCTTAACCTAGAAGGCTGACTTTCTATACACAGGGAAGTTGGGAAAAGAAGTGATGCCAGGAATCCACAAAATGGTTTGCATTTTATGTGTTAAGATTGAAATAAAATAGgtatacactgaaaaaaaaaacactaaataaaaagcCAGCATGGATTAGGTACGCAGGTGGGTGAGACCAGCAGTTCTGGACAAGGAGAGCGAAGCAGTGGGCACAGGTGAGCGGTGCTGCATTTCTTAAGTGGCAGGGACAACTGAGGACAGTGGTCCCACTGCAGAGCCTACAGAGAGGCTGTGGGAAGGTCCACGTGAAAGGGGGAGAGACAAGCATAGAGAAAAATGGGTTCTGTAAAAATGACAGAATGGGGATGCTAGAGTTGGTGGTATTAAGCAGGGATCAAACCAACCTCATCAAGAGAAACGTAATTTTAATAAAGAAGGCACTGTTGTCTTCGTATGCAAATGCCAAAACTGTAGAAAGACTAGCCAGGGGAAGTAGAGGGTAAATAAACTGAGATTTCTCAGAAATGAGACGAGTGACCACTATCTCCAGGGATGCTAGCCTCTACTCTGTCCTTACCTGGACGGGTGTCTTGGCGAACGCCTCTCTCTACGAGCCATggctcttcccctttctccaactGGAGGATCACATCTGGCTTGGGAAGCTGATGTCCTGGTCACAGTGAAAGATAAAGAATTGGGCAAGGATTGGGGAGCTCTGAGGTAGACACAGAGAAGCATCCCAGATTTAACCCGGACCCCCAAGCCCTTCAAAGCCCTGGGAAGCTCTGAAGAGCAGAGAAGGTGAGGCTATAGAGGCATCAAAAGGTGCCTTTTTACAaatccaacaaacaaaaacaatttatttttcacaaaagccGGAATACAAAAATGATGTTCTGTGCACTGAAGAAATTAGGTCCCTGAACTGAACTTCACACTCTGATACACACTTCAGGGTCCACAGCTTTTGATCAACAAAGAACCAAAATCGCCACAGGGAGTACATCTCCAAAAACAGAGGTTAGCCTTACCCACGGACACCAGATTCTTgtagttctccagcatcacatctTTGTACATGATCTGCTGAGCAGCATCCAGGAGATTCCACTCCTCTCTGGTGAAGTTCACGTGTATATCCTTGAAGGTCACTAGTGTCTGCACCGTGAAACAAGTTTGCAGTAAGTCTGATGCACCTcactgccctcccttccctgaaGACTGACAGAAAGAGAGATGAGGTAGACAGTGCTAGTGCAGGGACAGAGGGTGGACCAGAATTTACCCCAGGAGTCAGTGGTATTTGTGCTGGATGCTGGTCAAGGCCTACAGGAATAGCAGCTCTTAGGTGCATTGGATGACTACAGTCCTAAAACCAGTTCTGTTATGCTTTAGAGGTTTAGGAACTGTCAGAaccacttttatttaaatcaagTTTACTATAAACAGTTACAGCAAAGAGAACCAGAAACCAAAAGTTAatctatgtttattttatgtgaaataaagaacataattcaaggcaggaaaagagaaagaaacagtctTGAGTTCGGGGTAACTTAATGCTTAACAGGCCAACATAGCCATGTTTTATGGCCTAAAATAATTAtctaaaacattttctctaaatatttattggtgtaaaaatgaaacatattatatttttatagtagcAAGACAATTtgacaaaaaacaacaacaaaagacaaagacGTAAGGCCTTTATTATAATGCCACATCAAAGAGAACTGATGACTGCATGTGGGGGAAAAACCTAATTTAATGACTGAGGATTTCTCATCAAAGGCCTTAAAAGTCAGAAGAcagtaaaataacatattttaacgCTGAAAGAAAACAACTGTCAGGCCAGAATTTCTATGTCCAATGGACATATCCATTAGGAATGATGCAAATACATTCTCAAATGAAGTAAAACTAACAGCACTTGTCTCCAGCAGACCTGCTCTGAAAGACGTGAGAAAGGTAGTTCCTTCAGGCAGAAGGGAAACTATATCAGAGAGAAACCTTAAATCTCAGGAATTCAAGAGGAGCAACAAAAACAGTAAATATAATAAGCTAATTTTCCTCTCTCAAATCCTTCTAACCTTGGAGGGCCGCTGAGACAAAACCTGCATCATTTTCTGGTGGGGTTCTCCACGTATGCGGAGGCGACAAGAGAGGAATCCTGGGGGGAAGAAGCGGACTGGGGCCAGGGAGCCCCGTCCCCGATCTGGTCTCTCGGGGCACGCTGCTCCCACAGGCTCCTTCCTCCTTGTGGCTCTTCCTGCCTGGGTTGCATCGCCCCTCGACACGTGTATGACTTGTCCCTCCGCAGGGCCTTCCCCAGCACCACGTGGGAGCTCACACGGCCAAAGCCACACCCGGGACAGCCAGGGACTAGAGAAACCCTGACAGGCACCGCCCTTCTCAGCTCTTTCATCCTGTGTTGGAGGAGGAAGCTTGCTATGGGCTCAGTTCCTTCCTGTGGACACACAGGGAGGGTTTCATTCCTCAGTATTACCTCAATGATTCCTGCCCACGTGACTGATAAACTTGTTTCTTTGACAGAAAAGGAAGTTAGAAAACTACttctacaaataaaacaaacaaaatggtgCTAGTCTCCTAGAGGAGAATGTCTGAAACACAATTTCTGAAGTGGTAGCCAAACTCCAGAGCCTGGATAACAAAAAGGCATTCTCAGCTGGAAAACAAAGAAGGCAGCTCAACTTACAGGGGACCGGGCAGTCAGTGACTTGGGCTCCATGCCCTCTGCGTTCGCGATGATGCTTTCCAGAGTAATGACGGATCTGAAAAGGCAAAGCTGGGGAATGGGAAGAAACCTGACATAAGTTTGCTGTGGCTGGGATGTTTCATAAATCCTCAGCCCAGACTCCCTCTTACCACATGGAGGAACCTCAGAGATATTCCAAAGTTcccaagaggaggaagaaaagagccaGGTAGATTGCCTTTCCCCCCTTAATCTCCCGAGTTCAGTGCCAAATTTCATTTGGAATCAAACTGTTCTACTGCTACAAATTCTCTTTTTTGAGGAAatcaaacaaaaccccaaaacctgaCTTCATCTAACATCCTTACTTTACAGGTTAGGAAAGTGTTTTCTCCAACTGACTGCAGAAGCAAATCAAAGCACAAGACACATGTGATGTGCACTGCTGGCCTAAAGGTGGACGGTTCCATGTGGCAAGAAGTGTGGCACCTGGcagacagccagcaaggaaacaggaGCTGTCCTGTAGCCATGCAGAACTCCGAGTGAGTGTGGAAGTGGACGCTCCCCCTCACCCTCCAGGTGAGAACTCAGACCTGCCAACACCTGGTGTCAGCTGCTGGCTATCTGAGCAGAAAACCCACACACACTACATCATTCTACCTACAGAACTATGAGCTAGTAAGTGGGTACTCTAtgaagctgctaaatttgtggaAATTTGTCACACAGTAATAGAACGCTAATACTTGGCCAATTACCTTTTAGGGGTACTTAcctatgaagaaataaatatacatttacttAAGTACTTGGCACTGCCCGTCACTCTTTCTGGTAGATAGTGATTTCCACttggtttcatttcctttttccctgaatgacatctttaaacatttcttgtaatgtttCTGCAGGTAATAAATTGTTCCAACTTTTGTAAATGTGACAATGTCTTCATTTTGCCTTTGTATCCTTTTTCAACAGCTTTGTTGAGATTTAACTCCCATATACAATTCACCTCAAGTGCACAAAATCAGTACATTTTGGTATATTACACtgttaatctttaaaattatggcaaaatatatacaacaaaatttGCCTTGTTAACCACTGTTGTGT
The genomic region above belongs to Phyllostomus discolor isolate MPI-MPIP mPhyDis1 chromosome 13, mPhyDis1.pri.v3, whole genome shotgun sequence and contains:
- the ZNF10 gene encoding zinc finger protein 10 isoform X3, which encodes MKFGTELGRLRGERQSTWLFSSSSWELWNISEVPPCGKRESGLRIYETSQPQQTYVRFLPIPQLCLFRSVITLESIIANAEGMEPKSLTARSPTLVTFKDIHVNFTREEWNLLDAAQQIMYKDVMLENYKNLVSVGHQLPKPDVILQLEKGEEPWLVERGVRQDTRPDWDTAVEIKSISNKSISKGKQSYDIKMEGMAKSDLWYLSLEEVWKCEDQLDKYQESQEGHLRYIRIYQHEDIIDP
- the ZNF10 gene encoding zinc finger protein 10 isoform X1, which translates into the protein MKFGTELGRLRGERQSTWLFSSSSWELWNISEVPPCGKRESGLRIYETSQPQQTYVRFLPIPQLCLFRSVITLESIIANAEGMEPKSLTARSPTLVTFKDIHVNFTREEWNLLDAAQQIMYKDVMLENYKNLVSVGHQLPKPDVILQLEKGEEPWLVERGVRQDTRPDWDTAVEIKSISNKSISKGKQSYDIKMEGMAKSDLWYLSLEEVWKCEDQLDKYQESQEGHLRQVAFTQKKVLTPERVSGNGKLGGNCLLPAQLVLTEYFHKHESRAKSLKGDLVFRGHQESYVSNSSECGQPFCQNIHLIQFARTQTGDKSYKCPDNGNSRSHDISLGVSKGIHREKPYECKECGKFFSWRSNLTRHRLIHTGEKPYECKECGKSFSRSSHLLGHQKTHTGEEPYECKECGKSFSWFSHLVTHQRTHTGDKLYTCSQCGKSFVHSSRLIRHQRTHTGEKPYECSECGKSFRQSTHLILHQRTHVRVRPYACNECGKSYSQRSHLVVHHRTHTGLKPFECKDCGKCFSRSSHLFSHQRTHTGEKPYECHDCGKSFSQSSALIVHQRIHTGEKPYECCQCGKAFIRKNDLIKHQRIHAGEETYKCDQCGILFSQSSPRIVHQIAHTGEQFLTCNRCGSALVNNPNLIRYQTNHIRENTY
- the ZNF10 gene encoding zinc finger protein 10 isoform X2, which encodes MEPKSLTARSPTLVTFKDIHVNFTREEWNLLDAAQQIMYKDVMLENYKNLVSVGHQLPKPDVILQLEKGEEPWLVERGVRQDTRPDWDTAVEIKSISNKSISKGKQSYDIKMEGMAKSDLWYLSLEEVWKCEDQLDKYQESQEGHLRQVAFTQKKVLTPERVSGNGKLGGNCLLPAQLVLTEYFHKHESRAKSLKGDLVFRGHQESYVSNSSECGQPFCQNIHLIQFARTQTGDKSYKCPDNGNSRSHDISLGVSKGIHREKPYECKECGKFFSWRSNLTRHRLIHTGEKPYECKECGKSFSRSSHLLGHQKTHTGEEPYECKECGKSFSWFSHLVTHQRTHTGDKLYTCSQCGKSFVHSSRLIRHQRTHTGEKPYECSECGKSFRQSTHLILHQRTHVRVRPYACNECGKSYSQRSHLVVHHRTHTGLKPFECKDCGKCFSRSSHLFSHQRTHTGEKPYECHDCGKSFSQSSALIVHQRIHTGEKPYECCQCGKAFIRKNDLIKHQRIHAGEETYKCDQCGILFSQSSPRIVHQIAHTGEQFLTCNRCGSALVNNPNLIRYQTNHIRENTY